The following are encoded in a window of Telmatobacter sp. DSM 110680 genomic DNA:
- a CDS encoding DUF1330 domain-containing protein has translation MKTNSGAVFATMVGVSVSIGAISGIAIRGQQVKTPHGYVIAEADVTDPKALQNYGEKIAETLAPFNHRYIVSTSKIQALEGDPPKSRVVVIEFDSVQKAREWYDSPVYAAIRPIRQMAAKSRIFIVEGVVPQ, from the coding sequence ATGAAAACGAACTCAGGAGCCGTGTTTGCGACGATGGTTGGCGTCTCCGTCTCGATCGGCGCTATAAGCGGAATTGCGATCCGGGGGCAGCAGGTCAAGACGCCACATGGCTATGTCATCGCCGAAGCCGACGTGACCGACCCCAAAGCGTTGCAGAATTATGGGGAAAAGATAGCGGAAACTCTGGCTCCTTTCAACCATCGCTACATCGTCAGCACCAGCAAGATTCAGGCTCTGGAAGGCGACCCGCCAAAGAGCAGAGTCGTGGTAATCGAATTCGATAGTGTGCAGAAGGCACGTGAGTGGTACGACTCACCAGTCTATGCGGCAATCAGGCCGATCAGGCAAATGGCAGCAAAGAGCCGCATATTTATCGTAGAAGGGGTCGTCCCCCAGTGA
- a CDS encoding L-threonylcarbamoyladenylate synthase produces MSAEILRVHPDEPQTDRIDYIVSCLRKGDVVAMPTDTFYGLAVDPVNLHAVENIYRIKSRQKQKPLSLLIASLSQAYELARDTDPLLDKLADRFWPGPLTIIVRAGTKLPLRSTANTGNVALRIPDAAIPRAVVERLGLPITATAANLQGASECTHAACVRDQIGDRIPLIVDGGPTGRAQPTTIVDLSLGEGRWEILREGAIPTHEIVMVLQR; encoded by the coding sequence TTGTCCGCGGAAATCTTGCGCGTCCATCCCGATGAGCCCCAGACAGACCGGATTGATTACATCGTCTCTTGTCTGCGCAAGGGCGATGTAGTCGCCATGCCCACCGATACCTTCTATGGCCTCGCTGTGGACCCAGTCAACCTTCACGCCGTCGAGAATATCTACCGCATCAAGAGCCGCCAGAAGCAGAAGCCCCTTTCACTCCTGATTGCGTCTCTCAGCCAGGCCTACGAACTGGCCCGCGACACCGATCCGTTGCTCGACAAGCTTGCCGACCGCTTCTGGCCCGGTCCGCTCACCATCATCGTTCGCGCCGGCACCAAGCTGCCTTTACGCTCCACTGCCAATACCGGCAACGTCGCCCTGCGCATTCCCGATGCCGCCATCCCGCGCGCCGTGGTCGAGCGGCTTGGCCTGCCCATCACCGCGACCGCCGCAAATCTCCAGGGCGCATCGGAGTGTACCCACGCCGCTTGTGTCCGCGACCAGATCGGCGACCGCATACCCCTCATCGTCGACGGAGGACCCACCGGCCGCGCTCAACCCACCACTATCGTCGACCTGTCGCTCGGCGAAGGTCGCTGGGAGATACTTCGCGAAGGCGCCATCCCTACACATGAGATAGTCATGGTGCTGCAACGCTGA
- a CDS encoding TIM-barrel domain-containing protein — translation MKAYSCVVLLLAGVLAVPVLCQTKISGRLEIGHKGATIVFEPYAPNIVRVTLSLEPENARSKPGYGFVGFPDATGWSSSQTDLNDIYQSSRIIATVERDHPPAHPPLSTELDIAKFFNGSTPGAHITFTTPDGKKLLEMTGWQQAVPNHKDGTADINNDRRPTDPEFFTVGATFVSPDDEHYYGLGDNHEGFLDHRGHPVRCWNDYLSPAAPTTCVPFLITNKGYGLIWDNPSKTTIEPGFNEQTKWTSQVGDRVSFFVIAGNTADEIYAGYRLLTGPTPLLPKAAYGYIQCKQRYTSQDEVLSVAKGYRDRHLPADVMVVDWFYYTKMGQMDMDPKFWPDPAAMNKQLHDMGFETMISVWPRFVPNDRYYSELAKNGWLIHTADGKPINGLPYDRAGSDIDTTNPDAAGWYWTTIRDNILSKGFDSIWADETEPDLPPNGAYYHIGPGTQFYNVYPLLHTGALSDGFRRDLPQKRALILSRDAYLGVQRNGAIVWSSDIYPTWDTYRRQIPTGLDFTASGITYWSNDTGGWQYLPPVHHPAHPPLLDPSDARDNVGGYDDYPELYTRWFQYATFLPIMRAHGSRRTNEVWSYGKQAEPILEKYLRLRYELMPYIYSLGYQTWLTGAPFMRALPLDFPNDPNVADLRDEYMFGPAFLVAPVTEQGATSRKVYLPAGSFWYNYWTNERVSGGQTITVSAPIDTIPLFVRAGSIVPIGSPVASTHEKQTIAQVRIYVGADSDFTLFSDDGTTYAYEKGAGSVTHLHWNYSSQQLTHDGPAAWNGPDSAILKVIGPFVEVVPH, via the coding sequence ATGAAAGCGTATTCGTGTGTCGTGCTGCTTCTCGCCGGTGTCCTCGCCGTCCCGGTACTCTGCCAAACAAAGATTTCCGGCCGGCTTGAAATCGGGCACAAGGGCGCAACCATCGTCTTCGAGCCTTACGCGCCCAACATCGTGCGCGTCACGCTCAGTCTTGAGCCGGAGAATGCCCGCTCAAAGCCCGGCTACGGATTTGTCGGTTTCCCCGACGCCACCGGTTGGAGCAGCAGCCAGACCGACCTTAACGACATCTACCAATCCTCCCGCATTATCGCCACCGTCGAGCGCGACCACCCACCCGCACATCCTCCACTAAGTACCGAACTCGACATCGCCAAGTTCTTCAATGGCTCCACGCCCGGCGCGCACATCACGTTCACCACGCCCGATGGCAAAAAACTCCTTGAAATGACCGGCTGGCAGCAGGCCGTTCCCAATCACAAGGACGGCACCGCCGACATCAACAACGATCGTCGTCCCACCGACCCCGAGTTCTTCACCGTCGGCGCCACCTTCGTCTCACCCGACGACGAGCACTACTACGGCCTTGGCGACAACCACGAAGGCTTCCTCGATCACCGCGGTCATCCGGTTCGCTGCTGGAACGACTACCTGTCACCCGCCGCGCCTACCACCTGCGTTCCATTCCTCATCACCAACAAAGGCTATGGCCTCATCTGGGACAATCCGTCCAAGACCACTATCGAGCCTGGCTTCAACGAGCAGACCAAGTGGACCTCGCAGGTTGGCGATCGCGTCTCCTTCTTCGTCATCGCAGGCAACACCGCCGACGAAATCTACGCCGGCTACCGACTTCTCACCGGTCCCACGCCGCTGCTGCCCAAAGCCGCGTACGGCTATATCCAGTGCAAGCAACGCTACACCAGCCAGGACGAAGTACTCTCCGTCGCAAAGGGATATCGCGACCGTCATCTTCCCGCCGACGTTATGGTGGTCGACTGGTTCTACTACACAAAAATGGGTCAGATGGATATGGATCCGAAATTCTGGCCCGATCCCGCCGCCATGAACAAGCAGCTTCACGATATGGGTTTCGAAACCATGATCAGCGTATGGCCGCGCTTCGTCCCCAACGACCGCTATTATTCCGAGCTTGCTAAAAACGGCTGGCTCATCCACACCGCCGACGGCAAGCCCATCAACGGCCTTCCCTACGACCGCGCCGGATCCGATATCGACACGACGAATCCCGATGCTGCGGGCTGGTACTGGACCACGATCCGCGACAACATCCTCAGCAAAGGCTTCGACTCAATATGGGCCGACGAAACGGAGCCCGACCTGCCTCCCAACGGCGCCTACTATCACATCGGTCCCGGCACGCAGTTCTACAACGTATACCCGCTTTTGCACACCGGCGCGCTGTCAGACGGCTTCCGTCGCGACCTGCCCCAAAAACGCGCCCTCATCTTGTCGCGTGATGCTTACCTCGGCGTCCAGCGCAATGGAGCTATCGTCTGGTCCTCCGACATCTATCCCACATGGGATACCTATCGCCGCCAGATCCCCACCGGCCTCGACTTCACGGCTTCAGGAATTACCTACTGGTCCAACGACACCGGCGGATGGCAGTATCTGCCACCCGTCCATCATCCCGCGCACCCGCCCCTGCTCGATCCCAGCGACGCACGCGATAACGTCGGCGGCTACGACGACTACCCCGAGCTCTACACCCGCTGGTTCCAATACGCCACGTTTCTCCCCATCATGCGCGCTCACGGCAGCCGCCGCACCAACGAAGTCTGGTCGTACGGCAAGCAGGCCGAACCCATTCTCGAAAAGTATCTTCGCCTTCGCTACGAGCTGATGCCTTACATCTACTCGCTCGGCTACCAGACATGGCTGACCGGCGCACCCTTCATGCGGGCCCTGCCTCTTGATTTCCCCAACGACCCCAACGTGGCCGATCTCCGCGATGAATACATGTTCGGTCCTGCTTTCCTTGTCGCTCCCGTCACCGAGCAGGGAGCCACCAGCCGCAAGGTCTACCTGCCCGCAGGTTCCTTCTGGTACAACTACTGGACCAACGAACGCGTCTCGGGTGGCCAGACCATAACCGTTTCCGCCCCGATCGACACCATTCCGCTCTTCGTCCGCGCCGGGTCGATCGTTCCTATTGGATCGCCAGTCGCGAGCACCCACGAGAAACAAACCATCGCGCAGGTTCGCATTTATGTTGGCGCAGACAGCGACTTCACCCTCTTCTCGGATGACGGTACAACCTACGCATATGAAAAAGGTGCTGGATCCGTCACCCATCTGCACTGGAACTACTCCAGCCAGCAATTGACCCATGATGGGCCTGCAGCCTGGAATGGCCCGGATAGCGCCATCCTCAAAGTCATTGGGCCTTTTGTTGAAGTCGTGCCGCATTGA
- a CDS encoding DUF92 domain-containing protein yields MGRPKLLWQSKTLLLLVFPFVGADVVLETHWWATQMPTVAIWTLSISILLGLVAWKLRSATAGAALAGTAITASLMFATVSFPYVPWKTALVPVIVLLVMTSLSTRLGRKRKESLGTAESKRGRVASQVAANLGVAALVSNGLVLSWMMERSWLLPRGAAPALAFAVGLSALAEAAADTISSELGQVVSGNPRMITTLRRAEPGTDGAISVGGTLAGIAAAGLVAAAGAWALNGGWLVLAISWSGGLFGLLFDSLLGATAEQRGWINNDAVNFLSTASAAGIAVAILAVLPNR; encoded by the coding sequence GTGGGCCGACCCAAACTGCTGTGGCAATCGAAGACGCTTTTGCTGCTCGTGTTCCCGTTCGTTGGCGCTGACGTCGTACTGGAGACGCATTGGTGGGCGACCCAGATGCCGACGGTCGCTATCTGGACGCTCAGCATCAGTATTCTGCTGGGACTGGTGGCCTGGAAGCTGCGCTCGGCAACGGCGGGGGCGGCGCTGGCGGGAACGGCGATTACCGCGAGCCTGATGTTTGCGACGGTTTCGTTTCCATACGTGCCATGGAAGACCGCTTTGGTTCCGGTGATCGTGCTGCTGGTAATGACGTCGCTCTCAACCCGGCTGGGAAGGAAACGCAAAGAGAGCCTGGGAACTGCGGAGAGCAAGCGAGGGCGAGTTGCATCGCAGGTGGCCGCGAATCTGGGAGTGGCCGCGCTCGTATCCAACGGACTGGTGCTTTCTTGGATGATGGAACGAAGCTGGTTGCTTCCCCGTGGCGCTGCTCCGGCGCTGGCTTTTGCGGTTGGGCTTTCGGCCCTGGCGGAGGCAGCTGCGGACACGATTTCATCGGAACTGGGGCAGGTGGTTAGCGGAAATCCGCGCATGATTACTACGCTGCGGAGAGCCGAACCGGGCACCGATGGCGCGATCAGCGTAGGCGGAACCCTTGCCGGTATTGCGGCAGCCGGTTTGGTTGCGGCCGCGGGCGCGTGGGCGTTGAACGGCGGCTGGCTTGTGCTGGCGATTAGTTGGAGCGGTGGCCTGTTCGGGTTACTGTTCGACAGCCTGCTGGGGGCGACCGCCGAGCAGCGGGGATGGATCAACAACGATGCCGTGAATTTTCTGTCGACTGCAAGCGCGGCGGGGATTGCAGTTGCAATACTGGCGGTTTTGCCAAATCGCTGA
- a CDS encoding RNA methyltransferase → MPFRIVQSAQNSRLKELRRALASPGRNENGLVGIEGPNLLAEALRAGLNVRCVFVAQGSEPMLEGLGLPAGIEALVMNRALLDSALATEAPQPVAALVEPPDWTWAHIIGIHKGSAALVVVLAGLQDPGNLGTILRSAEAFGADGVLCLEGTVSAWNSKAVRASAGSVFRMPVLQMKAMEAMAQLREARVRTLTTAVKGEKRADEIDLAEPVALLIGNEGNGVPLELAAKADGTITIPCPGPVESLNAAVATSVLLYEADRQRAAARQRAAKGAGSSGRRGGTR, encoded by the coding sequence ATGCCTTTTCGTATTGTACAGAGTGCGCAGAACTCACGGTTGAAGGAGTTGCGCAGAGCACTGGCCAGTCCGGGGCGAAATGAAAACGGCTTGGTAGGCATTGAAGGGCCCAACCTTCTGGCCGAGGCCTTACGGGCGGGTCTGAACGTGCGATGCGTCTTTGTAGCGCAAGGGTCGGAGCCGATGTTGGAAGGGTTAGGCCTGCCGGCGGGAATCGAAGCACTGGTGATGAACCGGGCGCTGCTGGACTCGGCGCTTGCGACGGAGGCGCCGCAGCCGGTTGCCGCGCTGGTAGAGCCGCCGGATTGGACCTGGGCACACATCATAGGAATCCATAAAGGCTCCGCAGCGCTTGTGGTGGTGCTGGCTGGGTTGCAGGATCCCGGGAATCTGGGGACGATTCTGCGATCGGCGGAGGCGTTTGGAGCGGATGGCGTGCTGTGTCTTGAAGGTACAGTGAGCGCGTGGAATTCGAAGGCAGTTCGAGCGTCGGCCGGGAGCGTGTTTCGCATGCCAGTGTTGCAAATGAAAGCAATGGAGGCGATGGCGCAGTTGCGCGAGGCCAGAGTACGCACTTTGACTACGGCAGTGAAAGGGGAAAAGCGGGCAGACGAGATCGACCTGGCGGAGCCGGTTGCGCTTCTCATCGGGAATGAAGGTAACGGGGTGCCCTTGGAGTTGGCGGCGAAGGCAGATGGAACGATCACGATTCCCTGCCCCGGCCCGGTGGAAAGCCTGAATGCGGCGGTGGCGACGAGCGTTCTTCTGTATGAAGCCGATCGCCAGCGGGCAGCCGCACGACAGCGGGCGGCAAAGGGCGCCGGTTCGTCGGGACGGCGCGGAGGGACGCGATGA
- a CDS encoding YdcF family protein, with the protein MKPELKPTSEVIEPKRRILRRILAILAILLIATLIWCRWVYVQIEHYASQDQAAPSDAIAVFGAAEYDGHPSPVFRARLDHAESLYNRGIAPLIITLGGDGGDQFSEGAVGKQYLIGAGVPESDTIAETESTSTDQSVRRLAVIARTNGLHRLVVVSDGAHLFRIHEICAANGLDVLTSPRPRVPIEGNTGETERIEHEIASYTLWRLHLN; encoded by the coding sequence ATGAAACCGGAGTTGAAGCCAACATCGGAAGTAATAGAACCGAAAAGGCGGATTCTTCGACGAATTCTCGCAATTCTCGCCATTCTGCTGATCGCTACCCTCATCTGGTGCCGCTGGGTCTACGTCCAGATCGAGCACTATGCATCCCAGGATCAAGCCGCACCCTCCGATGCCATCGCGGTGTTTGGTGCCGCTGAATACGACGGACATCCTTCACCCGTCTTTCGGGCCCGGCTCGATCATGCCGAGTCACTCTACAACCGAGGGATTGCGCCGCTCATCATCACGCTCGGCGGCGATGGCGGTGACCAGTTCTCTGAGGGCGCTGTCGGTAAACAATATTTAATCGGGGCTGGCGTTCCCGAGTCTGACACCATCGCTGAAACCGAAAGCACCAGCACGGATCAATCCGTCCGTCGCCTCGCCGTCATCGCCCGCACCAACGGCCTTCATCGCCTCGTCGTCGTAAGCGATGGCGCCCACCTCTTCCGCATCCATGAAATCTGTGCCGCCAACGGTCTGGACGTGCTCACCTCTCCGCGCCCGCGCGTACCCATCGAAGGCAACACCGGAGAAACCGAGCGGATAGAGCACGAAATTGCCAGCTATACCCTCTGGCGCCTTCACCTCAACTAA
- a CDS encoding replication-associated recombination protein A, translating to MSLFDGVPEGAERPTQGLLHAMPGAPLAERMRPRTLEEYSGQEHLLGPGKPLRVQIERDSQDAQSLGSMIFWGPPGVGKTTLAKIIAETTKANFVEFSAVMSGIKEIKQVMAAAAQAAEMHSRTILFVDEIHRFNKAQQDAFLPYVERGTIRLIGATTENPSFEIISALLSRCRVYVLQPLSEERIVALLRKAVEDKERGLGAMELSADDDALELIASYSSGDCRSAYNTLEVAAQLALEPNAAGTKHIDRALATEAVQQRVLMYDKSGEEHYNLISALHKSVRNSDPDAALYWLARMFAAGEDPLYLARRVVRMAVEDIGLAAPEALNLCLSAKEAIDFLGSPEGDLALAEAVVYLCLAPKSNSVYTAYGAVQQEIEHTRQEPVPLHLRNAPTRLMKELEYGKGYRYAHDEEGKVAEMDCLPDSLKGRSYYKPTQEGREKALAQRMEEIRKIRAGKRVG from the coding sequence ATGAGTTTGTTTGATGGAGTCCCCGAGGGCGCCGAGAGACCAACCCAAGGGCTGCTGCATGCAATGCCCGGAGCGCCGCTGGCGGAGAGGATGAGGCCGCGCACGCTGGAGGAGTATAGCGGGCAGGAGCACCTGTTGGGTCCGGGAAAGCCGCTGCGGGTGCAGATCGAGCGCGACTCGCAGGATGCGCAGAGCCTGGGCTCAATGATCTTTTGGGGACCGCCGGGAGTAGGCAAGACGACGCTGGCGAAGATCATTGCTGAAACTACGAAAGCAAATTTTGTGGAGTTTTCGGCAGTGATGAGCGGGATCAAGGAAATCAAGCAGGTGATGGCTGCGGCGGCGCAGGCTGCGGAGATGCATTCGCGGACGATCCTGTTTGTGGACGAAATTCATCGCTTCAACAAGGCGCAACAGGATGCGTTTCTGCCCTACGTGGAGCGCGGGACTATTCGGCTGATCGGGGCGACGACAGAGAATCCGTCGTTCGAGATTATCTCGGCGTTGCTGTCTAGATGCCGCGTGTACGTGCTGCAGCCGTTGAGCGAGGAGCGCATTGTTGCGCTGCTGCGGAAGGCTGTCGAGGACAAAGAGCGCGGACTCGGTGCGATGGAGTTGAGCGCGGATGACGATGCGCTGGAGTTGATTGCGAGCTACTCCAGCGGCGATTGCCGGAGCGCTTACAACACGCTGGAGGTTGCGGCACAGCTCGCGCTTGAACCGAACGCCGCCGGGACGAAGCACATTGACAGGGCGCTGGCGACGGAGGCCGTGCAACAGCGCGTGCTGATGTACGACAAGTCTGGCGAGGAACACTACAACCTGATCTCGGCGCTGCACAAGAGCGTGCGCAACAGTGATCCGGACGCGGCGCTGTACTGGCTGGCGCGCATGTTTGCGGCAGGCGAAGATCCGCTGTACCTGGCGCGACGCGTGGTGCGGATGGCGGTCGAAGATATTGGGCTGGCGGCACCGGAGGCGCTGAATCTTTGCTTGTCGGCAAAGGAGGCTATCGATTTTCTTGGCTCTCCTGAAGGTGATCTCGCGCTGGCGGAAGCCGTCGTCTATCTCTGTCTCGCGCCCAAATCGAATTCGGTTTATACCGCATATGGCGCCGTGCAGCAGGAGATTGAGCATACGCGGCAGGAGCCTGTGCCGCTGCATTTGCGCAATGCTCCTACACGGCTGATGAAAGAGTTGGAATACGGCAAGGGATACCGCTACGCGCACGATGAAGAAGGCAAGGTGGCGGAGATGGATTGCCTGCCCGACTCCCTGAAAGGCCGGAGCTATTACAAGCCGACGCAGGAAGGGCGCGAGAAGGCACTCGCGCAACGAATGGAAGAGATCCGAAAGATTCGCGCAGGAAAGCGCGTTGGGTAA